In Streptomyces qaidamensis, one DNA window encodes the following:
- a CDS encoding pyridoxal phosphate-dependent decarboxylase family protein gives MDELTRVIRHAAEQAAAYRRSLPVRPVARPVDHAALRTAFSRPLNRSPADPLTVIDELVAAAETGLVANAGPRFFGFVVGGALPAATAAEILAAGWDQNAFNAALSPAALAAEEAAGAWLKDLLGLPSTASAGFVTGGQAANTAGLAAARQYLLTEAGWDVARKGLGGAPRLRVVAGEERHATIDRSLRLLGLGTDCVETVRADGRGALDTENLRRVLASAPDAPAIVCTQAGNVNTGACDDLRTVCGLTHAHGGWVHVDGAFGLWAAASPATRPLVDGVELADSWACDGHKWLNVPYDCGYAFCSRPAVHADALAYTASYLTRADGAPVGGADYTVESSRHARGFATWAALRELGRDGVAALVDRCCSLARRFAEGLTAAGFEVVNDVTLNQVLVGFGDDARTDRVVQAVQNDGTCWMGATTWRGRRLMRVSVSGHATTEDDVDQSIAAIARLARTS, from the coding sequence ATGGACGAGCTGACCAGGGTCATCCGTCACGCCGCCGAGCAGGCCGCCGCTTACCGCCGCTCACTGCCCGTGCGGCCGGTGGCGCGCCCCGTGGACCACGCAGCACTGCGCACCGCCTTCTCCCGCCCCTTGAACCGCTCGCCCGCCGACCCGCTCACGGTGATCGACGAGTTGGTGGCCGCCGCCGAGACGGGACTCGTCGCCAACGCGGGGCCGCGCTTCTTCGGCTTCGTCGTCGGCGGGGCGTTGCCCGCGGCCACCGCCGCGGAGATCCTCGCCGCCGGGTGGGATCAGAACGCCTTCAACGCCGCGCTCTCCCCCGCCGCCCTCGCCGCGGAGGAGGCGGCGGGCGCCTGGCTGAAAGACCTCCTCGGGCTCCCCTCCACAGCGTCCGCCGGGTTCGTCACCGGCGGGCAGGCGGCCAACACCGCAGGGCTGGCGGCAGCCCGGCAGTACCTGCTCACCGAGGCAGGCTGGGACGTCGCGCGCAAGGGCCTGGGCGGCGCCCCGCGCCTGCGGGTGGTCGCGGGCGAGGAGCGTCACGCCACCATCGACCGCTCGCTGCGGCTGCTCGGCCTGGGCACCGACTGCGTGGAAACGGTCCGCGCGGACGGACGCGGCGCCCTCGACACCGAAAACCTGCGTCGCGTGCTGGCATCCGCCCCGGACGCACCGGCGATCGTCTGCACCCAGGCGGGAAACGTGAACACCGGCGCCTGCGACGATCTCCGTACGGTCTGCGGTCTCACCCACGCCCACGGCGGCTGGGTGCACGTCGACGGCGCCTTCGGATTGTGGGCGGCCGCGAGCCCGGCGACCCGACCCCTCGTCGACGGCGTCGAACTGGCCGACTCCTGGGCCTGCGACGGCCACAAGTGGCTGAACGTGCCCTACGACTGCGGCTACGCCTTCTGTTCCCGCCCCGCCGTCCACGCCGACGCTCTGGCGTACACGGCCTCCTATCTCACCCGCGCGGACGGTGCGCCGGTCGGTGGCGCGGACTACACCGTCGAGTCCTCCCGCCACGCTCGCGGCTTCGCCACCTGGGCGGCGCTGCGTGAACTCGGCCGGGACGGCGTCGCCGCACTCGTGGACCGCTGCTGCTCCCTCGCCCGCCGTTTCGCCGAGGGCCTGACCGCGGCGGGCTTCGAGGTCGTCAACGACGTGACGCTCAACCAAGTCCTCGTCGGCTTCGGTGACGACGCCCGCACCGACCGCGTGGTTCAGGCCGTGCAGAACGACGGCACCTGCTGGATGGGTGCCACCACCTGGCGCGGCCGACGGCTGATGCGCGTCTCGGTCTCCGGCCACGCCACGACGGAGGACGACGTCGACCAGTCGATCGCAGCGATCGCGCGGCTGGCGCGGACGTCGTGA
- a CDS encoding ABC transporter ATP-binding protein, whose product MTATSARTPQKPVVTDQAAAVEFRRLRREFGPTVALDGLDLDVRPGELLALLGPSGCGKTTALRMLAGFEQPDAGQVLVDGEDVTRVPAHRRDAGMVFQSYSLFPHLDAVDNVAFGLRMRRVGAAERRSLAAELLDLVGLGDKGDRFPHQLSGGQQQRVALARALALRPRVLLLDEPLSALDAKVRLTLREEIRRLQQELGITTLFVTHDQEEALSMADRVAVMRAGRLEQCAPPAELYGRPATAFVAEFVGTMSRIPGQLHGTTVEVLGQRLPVDGAVPATPEVDVLVRPEAVHVTADEHGSARVVATAFLGAATRLSVRLANGVEVKADLPTHEAAVLGAGAAVRVSLPDRPVLVAER is encoded by the coding sequence ATGACCGCCACCTCTGCCCGCACGCCCCAGAAGCCGGTCGTCACCGATCAGGCCGCCGCCGTCGAGTTCCGTAGGTTGCGGCGGGAGTTCGGTCCGACCGTCGCCCTCGACGGACTCGACCTGGACGTACGTCCGGGTGAACTGCTCGCTCTGCTCGGCCCTTCCGGCTGCGGCAAGACCACCGCCCTGCGCATGCTCGCCGGGTTCGAACAGCCCGACGCCGGCCAGGTGCTGGTCGACGGCGAGGACGTCACCCGCGTCCCGGCCCACCGCCGGGACGCCGGCATGGTCTTCCAGTCGTACAGCCTCTTCCCCCACCTCGACGCCGTCGACAACGTCGCCTTCGGGCTGCGCATGCGCAGGGTGGGGGCTGCCGAACGGCGGTCTCTCGCCGCCGAGTTGCTCGACCTGGTGGGTCTCGGCGACAAGGGCGACCGTTTCCCGCACCAGCTCTCCGGCGGGCAGCAGCAACGCGTCGCCCTCGCCCGCGCGCTCGCCCTGCGTCCGCGCGTGCTGCTGCTCGACGAACCGCTCTCGGCACTCGATGCCAAGGTGCGCCTGACCCTGCGCGAGGAGATTCGCCGCCTCCAGCAGGAACTCGGCATCACCACCCTGTTCGTCACACACGACCAGGAGGAGGCCCTCTCCATGGCCGACCGGGTCGCGGTCATGCGCGCCGGGAGACTCGAACAGTGCGCTCCCCCGGCCGAGTTGTACGGGCGTCCCGCCACCGCGTTCGTCGCCGAGTTCGTCGGCACGATGAGCCGGATCCCCGGGCAGCTGCACGGCACGACGGTCGAGGTCCTCGGGCAGCGGCTGCCGGTTGACGGGGCAGTGCCCGCGACGCCGGAGGTGGATGTCCTGGTGCGGCCGGAAGCGGTGCACGTGACGGCGGACGAGCACGGCAGCGCCCGTGTGGTCGCCACGGCGTTCCTCGGCGCGGCCACCCGCCTCAGCGTGCGGCTGGCGAACGGCGTCGAGGTCAAGGCCGACCTGCCCACCCACGAGGCCGCCGTGCTCGGCGCCGGGGCCGCCGTACGAGTGTCGCTGCCCGACCGGCCGGTGCTGGTGGCCGAACGCTGA
- the tap gene encoding telomere-associated protein Tap, with product MASEEELFANVDALLEEEPQLPHPAERARLREAAGVTQARLARALKTTTQTVKNYENGRSEPKSPRLEAYQRLLRGWAEKYPAHSAPVPDAPPQPESRATLGSPPPSEETEPESAAPARAPVAPERNAPRRPATAPRRPAPKTPRQSAADARFPHGPLAVLDGDGSAYGVGGIVLDCPAASVPELVEWTLRESGLGAPRLHRNGKDSDPLIVLTPAAAVKLGLPERLEGHEQRRSLRLPDDHPVVKQVTKAKWQLTQRGFGPWARIYRKAHGTQRQCVQLALLSWDALDERSWPGLADMEPADIARALGVYAQRVITPRGSTAVSGLELMTALRPPTRAVRDEATGNWTPGHNPGSLGTEPMDPAPPEATPEHPVVVNSGWKGGFLNEEAYQWVRDIDLLTDEECHLPYAVGLDLNTAFLAAAARLTVGLSAPDHFRAPQFNPKIPGSWLVDLSHVELDPRLPSPFTPTGERPVGPAWYQTHTVAYAQELGYNVQPLEAYLRRETGAYLDPWHDRLKTAYLDTLADLGVTRDLDDDAFLAAMERHKDADPALTAVLAAVKATVKGGIGKLRERPQGRHYKEGERWPALERPTWRPDIRAAVISKARVNMHRKLLNMSRMTGLYPLAVLSDCVVYPSPGPSPLDFLPYAASGKPQPGGFRLGPSPGMAKLEGVQEMLWAVDLMEKGLNPSRHVKGGDAVLDEGE from the coding sequence ATGGCATCCGAGGAAGAGCTGTTCGCCAACGTGGACGCTCTGCTGGAAGAGGAGCCGCAGCTCCCGCACCCGGCGGAGCGGGCGCGGCTGCGAGAGGCCGCCGGCGTCACCCAGGCCCGCCTCGCCCGGGCGCTGAAGACCACGACGCAGACAGTGAAAAACTACGAGAACGGCCGCTCCGAGCCGAAGTCGCCACGCCTGGAGGCCTACCAGCGTCTGCTCCGAGGCTGGGCCGAGAAGTACCCCGCACACAGCGCCCCGGTTCCGGACGCCCCGCCCCAGCCGGAGTCGCGGGCAACGCTCGGCAGCCCACCCCCGTCCGAGGAGACGGAGCCGGAGAGCGCCGCTCCCGCAAGGGCACCCGTCGCGCCGGAGCGCAACGCCCCCCGGCGCCCGGCCACGGCACCGCGGCGCCCGGCGCCGAAAACGCCCCGTCAGTCCGCCGCCGACGCACGCTTCCCGCACGGCCCGCTGGCCGTGCTGGACGGAGACGGCTCCGCGTACGGCGTCGGCGGCATCGTCCTCGACTGCCCCGCCGCGTCCGTGCCGGAGTTGGTGGAGTGGACGCTGCGCGAGTCCGGCCTCGGCGCACCGCGCCTGCACCGTAACGGCAAGGACTCCGACCCGTTGATCGTCCTCACCCCCGCGGCTGCCGTAAAGCTCGGGCTTCCCGAACGCCTGGAGGGCCATGAGCAACGCCGCTCCCTGCGCCTGCCCGACGACCACCCGGTCGTCAAGCAGGTGACGAAGGCGAAGTGGCAGCTCACCCAGCGCGGGTTCGGCCCGTGGGCGCGCATCTACCGCAAGGCGCACGGCACCCAGCGACAGTGCGTACAGCTGGCCCTCCTGTCCTGGGACGCCCTCGACGAGCGGTCCTGGCCCGGCCTCGCCGACATGGAACCGGCCGACATCGCCCGCGCCCTCGGTGTCTACGCCCAGCGCGTCATCACCCCGCGCGGTTCCACCGCCGTCTCCGGCCTGGAGCTGATGACGGCCCTGCGCCCGCCCACACGCGCGGTACGCGACGAAGCGACCGGCAACTGGACCCCCGGCCACAATCCGGGCAGCCTCGGGACGGAGCCGATGGACCCGGCGCCGCCGGAAGCCACGCCGGAGCACCCCGTGGTCGTCAACTCCGGCTGGAAGGGCGGCTTCCTGAACGAGGAGGCCTACCAGTGGGTCCGCGACATCGATCTGCTGACCGACGAGGAGTGCCACCTGCCCTATGCGGTCGGCCTGGACCTGAACACCGCGTTCCTCGCGGCCGCCGCCCGCCTCACCGTCGGTCTGTCGGCACCGGACCACTTCCGCGCACCGCAGTTCAATCCGAAGATCCCCGGCTCCTGGCTGGTGGACCTCTCGCACGTGGAGCTCGACCCCCGTCTGCCCAGCCCGTTCACGCCGACCGGTGAGCGGCCGGTCGGCCCGGCCTGGTACCAGACGCACACCGTCGCCTACGCCCAGGAACTCGGCTACAACGTGCAGCCGCTGGAGGCGTACCTGCGCCGGGAGACCGGCGCGTACCTGGATCCGTGGCACGACCGGCTCAAGACCGCCTACCTCGACACCCTCGCCGACCTCGGGGTCACCCGAGACCTGGACGACGACGCCTTCCTCGCGGCGATGGAGCGGCACAAGGACGCCGACCCGGCCCTGACCGCCGTCCTCGCGGCGGTCAAGGCCACCGTCAAGGGCGGCATCGGCAAGTTGCGCGAACGCCCCCAGGGACGGCACTACAAGGAGGGGGAGCGGTGGCCGGCCCTGGAGCGCCCGACCTGGCGCCCCGACATCCGCGCGGCGGTCATCTCCAAGGCACGGGTCAACATGCACCGCAAACTGCTGAACATGTCCCGGATGACGGGCCTGTACCCGCTCGCGGTACTGTCCGACTGCGTCGTCTATCCCAGCCCCGGCCCCTCACCGCTGGACTTCCTCCCCTACGCCGCCTCCGGCAAGCCCCAGCCCGGCGGCTTCCGCCTCGGCCCCAGCCCGGGCATGGCGAAACTGGAAGGGGTCCAGGAGATGCTCTGGGCGGTCGACCTGATGGAGAAGGGCCTGAACCCCTCCCGCCACGTCAAGGGCGGCGACGCCGTCCTGGACGAGGGCGAGTAG
- a CDS encoding ABC transporter substrate-binding protein, giving the protein MKASIRRSAVFASAAALVIAVCGTTGTAQADPGDGELQFGYVLPETGQLAYLGPPQIESLKFAIEKINDAGGVLGKSVPNVVASDEAGQEAVAAQSADRVLSAGVDAVIGAAASGMSLAFIDRVTGAGVVQCSGSNTAPTFTDYEDDGYYFRTVPSDALQGPILADTVRDDGHDRVALVARADDYGRGLMEATRKSLEERGATVTLAETYDPKATNFDQVVRQMDNSRPDAAVVIAFEEGTQILQGMLESGLGPDQIGVYGADGLRSEELPSLVSPGQPERLSGMKGTAPASAENEQYVNDLKEFAPDLKELQFAPQVFDCVTTIALAAEKAESDDPREYVKEMNGITRDGEKCNSFAACKELIADGRDIDYDGVSGPLEFTDKGEPRQATIEVYGYNDEGQLETLRTETSRGVE; this is encoded by the coding sequence ATGAAAGCGTCGATACGGCGGTCCGCGGTCTTCGCGAGCGCGGCCGCTCTTGTGATAGCCGTCTGCGGCACGACGGGCACCGCCCAGGCCGATCCGGGCGATGGCGAGCTCCAGTTCGGCTACGTCCTGCCGGAGACGGGACAGCTGGCCTACCTCGGCCCGCCGCAGATCGAGTCTCTCAAGTTCGCGATAGAGAAGATCAACGACGCCGGCGGGGTCCTGGGCAAGTCCGTGCCGAATGTGGTCGCCAGTGACGAGGCGGGCCAGGAGGCCGTTGCCGCGCAGTCCGCGGACCGGGTCCTCTCGGCAGGCGTGGACGCGGTCATCGGCGCCGCGGCTTCCGGGATGTCGCTGGCGTTCATCGACCGGGTGACCGGTGCGGGCGTCGTGCAGTGTTCGGGGTCGAACACCGCTCCCACGTTCACCGACTACGAGGACGACGGCTACTACTTCCGTACCGTCCCGAGCGACGCCCTGCAGGGGCCCATCCTGGCGGATACCGTCCGCGACGACGGCCACGACCGGGTGGCCCTGGTCGCACGGGCGGACGACTACGGGCGCGGCCTGATGGAGGCCACCCGGAAGTCGCTGGAGGAGCGCGGTGCGACGGTGACGCTCGCCGAGACCTACGACCCGAAGGCGACCAACTTCGACCAGGTCGTCCGGCAGATGGACAACTCCAGGCCGGACGCCGCCGTGGTCATCGCCTTCGAGGAAGGCACCCAGATCCTCCAGGGCATGCTCGAGTCCGGTCTCGGACCCGACCAGATCGGCGTCTACGGCGCCGACGGACTGCGCAGCGAGGAATTGCCGTCGCTGGTGTCCCCGGGCCAGCCGGAGAGGCTCTCCGGGATGAAGGGGACCGCGCCGGCATCGGCGGAGAACGAACAGTACGTGAACGATCTCAAGGAATTCGCGCCGGACCTGAAGGAGCTCCAGTTCGCACCGCAGGTGTTCGACTGCGTGACGACGATCGCGCTCGCCGCCGAGAAGGCGGAGTCCGACGATCCCCGCGAGTACGTGAAGGAAATGAACGGGATCACCAGGGACGGCGAGAAGTGCAACTCGTTCGCCGCCTGCAAGGAACTGATCGCCGACGGCAGGGACATCGACTACGACGGTGTGAGCGGTCCGCTCGAGTTCACCGACAAGGGCGAACCCCGACAGGCGACGATCGAGGTCTACGGCTACAACGACGAGGGACAGCTGGAGACCCTGCGTACCGAGACCAGCAGGGGCGTGGAGTGA
- a CDS encoding ABC transporter ATP-binding protein: MAADPVGSHPDRLSAIDPEPGVRKPDPLLDLDQVTRTFGGLAAVRVEHLEVQRGVITALIGPNGAGKTTLFNVVSGFDRADGGRWSFDGRPLTGAPAHRVARRGMVRTFQLSRALARLTVLENLLLAAPGQRGERALPALLRPLWRGQERELERRADELLDRFRLGHLRDDHAGTLSGGQRKLLELARALMTRPVMLLLDEPMAGVNPALTQSLLAHIKRLRDEGLTVCFVEHDMDVVMGISDWVAVMADGRLVAEGPPHTIGRNAAVVDAYLGKRHDEPEAAEEKDEEE, encoded by the coding sequence GTGGCCGCTGACCCTGTCGGATCCCACCCGGACCGGCTCTCCGCGATCGATCCCGAGCCGGGGGTGCGCAAGCCCGATCCCCTGCTGGATCTGGACCAGGTGACCCGTACCTTCGGAGGCCTCGCCGCCGTGCGGGTCGAGCACCTGGAGGTCCAGCGTGGGGTCATCACGGCGCTCATCGGGCCCAACGGCGCCGGCAAGACCACGCTGTTCAACGTGGTGAGCGGGTTCGACCGGGCCGACGGCGGCCGGTGGTCGTTCGACGGACGGCCGCTCACCGGCGCCCCGGCGCACCGGGTGGCGCGGCGCGGAATGGTCCGTACGTTCCAGCTCTCCAGAGCGCTCGCCCGGCTCACGGTGCTGGAGAACCTGCTGCTCGCCGCGCCCGGTCAACGCGGCGAGCGGGCGCTGCCCGCGCTGCTGCGACCGCTGTGGCGCGGGCAGGAGCGGGAGCTCGAGCGCCGGGCGGACGAACTGCTGGACCGGTTCCGGCTCGGGCACCTGCGCGACGACCACGCCGGCACGCTCTCCGGCGGTCAGCGCAAACTGCTGGAGCTGGCCCGCGCGCTGATGACCCGGCCGGTCATGCTCCTGCTCGACGAGCCGATGGCCGGGGTGAACCCCGCGCTGACCCAGTCGCTGCTCGCACACATCAAGCGGCTGCGGGACGAGGGGCTGACGGTGTGCTTCGTCGAGCACGACATGGACGTGGTGATGGGCATCAGCGACTGGGTGGCCGTCATGGCCGACGGCCGCCTGGTGGCCGAGGGCCCACCGCACACGATCGGCCGGAACGCCGCCGTCGTGGACGCCTACCTGGGCAAGCGGCACGACGAGCCGGAGGCGGCCGAGGAGAAGGACGAGGAGGAGTAG
- a CDS encoding peptidase inhibitor family I36 protein: protein MSILKRYASLAATALALLTVGLAGPASADTAQTSAAFDRQARAAGLSRDEADALQAKVDRYLSRQDGRQVSANEIVLADGAKLTVTVPGERYVREMSTSAAGRAAAQWECDYTYFCMFRQTLGMGDRLALYHCQDHALQNWAGEGSYYNNQTPGTRAVFKNQNRNVIHTTLGAPFSVASYDWTPVWFVRPC, encoded by the coding sequence ATGTCCATTCTGAAGCGGTACGCATCCCTCGCTGCCACAGCGTTGGCCCTGTTGACGGTCGGACTGGCGGGACCGGCATCCGCAGACACGGCACAGACGTCTGCGGCCTTCGACCGACAGGCCCGCGCTGCCGGCCTCAGCCGGGACGAAGCCGACGCTCTCCAGGCCAAGGTGGACCGCTACCTGTCCCGCCAGGACGGACGACAGGTCTCGGCGAACGAGATCGTCCTGGCCGACGGTGCCAAGCTGACGGTGACCGTTCCCGGCGAGCGCTACGTGCGGGAGATGAGCACGTCGGCCGCAGGCCGGGCCGCTGCACAATGGGAGTGCGACTACACGTACTTCTGCATGTTCCGTCAGACACTCGGCATGGGCGACCGACTCGCGCTGTACCACTGCCAGGACCACGCGCTGCAGAACTGGGCCGGCGAGGGCTCCTACTACAACAACCAGACCCCCGGCACCCGTGCAGTGTTCAAGAACCAGAATCGCAACGTCATCCACACGACCCTCGGCGCGCCCTTCAGCGTCGCGAGCTATGACTGGACGCCCGTCTGGTTCGTGAGGCCCTGCTAG
- a CDS encoding ABC transporter ATP-binding protein — MSVAEQAPVLAADDIVAGYVPGVDVLRGCSVEVRPGEVVGVIGPNGAGKSTLIKAVFGLLRVRGGTVRLRGEDVTGRPAHELVRRGVGYVPQLQNVFSTLTVEENLRMGIYLRPKDQARRVAAVEELFPVLADRRGQKAGAMSGGERQMLAMARALMMEPQLLLLDEPSAGLSPLHQDHVFEQCRTINSAGVAVLMVEQNARRCLQLCDRGYVLDQGRNAYTGTGTALLHDEKVIELYLGTLARVR; from the coding sequence ATGTCCGTCGCGGAACAGGCACCGGTACTGGCGGCCGACGACATCGTCGCCGGATACGTCCCCGGTGTCGATGTGCTGCGCGGATGCAGCGTCGAGGTGCGGCCGGGCGAGGTGGTCGGCGTGATCGGCCCCAACGGCGCCGGCAAGTCGACTCTGATCAAGGCCGTCTTCGGGCTGTTGCGGGTGCGCGGCGGGACCGTGCGCCTGCGCGGCGAGGACGTGACCGGCCGGCCCGCGCACGAGCTGGTCCGGCGGGGCGTGGGCTACGTTCCGCAGCTGCAGAACGTGTTTTCCACACTGACCGTCGAGGAGAACCTGCGGATGGGGATCTATCTGCGGCCCAAGGACCAGGCGCGGCGGGTCGCGGCGGTCGAGGAGCTCTTCCCCGTCCTGGCCGACCGCCGCGGGCAGAAGGCCGGCGCGATGTCCGGCGGTGAACGCCAGATGCTAGCGATGGCCCGCGCGCTGATGATGGAGCCGCAGCTGCTGCTGCTCGACGAGCCGTCCGCCGGCCTGTCACCGCTCCATCAGGACCATGTCTTCGAGCAGTGCAGGACGATCAACAGCGCGGGCGTCGCCGTGCTCATGGTCGAGCAGAACGCCCGCAGGTGCCTGCAACTCTGCGACCGCGGCTACGTCCTCGACCAGGGCCGCAACGCGTACACCGGCACGGGTACGGCCCTGCTGCACGACGAGAAGGTGATCGAGCTCTACCTCGGCACGCTCGCCCGCGTCCGTTGA
- a CDS encoding HAD-IA family hydrolase produces the protein MNRLPLEAVLFDMDGTLVDTERLWWEAVAEVAGRELTEADQPDVLGRPVEHTAAWLAPETRRSATELAAALHRAFTDRVRTGIVPRPGALGLLDALARDGIPTALVTASPRAVADTVLAALGTRRFAVSVTADDTEHTKPAPDPYLAACRALAADPARCVAVEDTQTGVTSAEAAGCAVLAVPSLAPIAAAPGRTVRGSLEDVTPERLSGMLPRELRVLSWNLWHGGTKVDDHRAKQLKGILDTGADVVGLQETGGTAAGELAEALGWHHHAAGGNLGIISRHPITTGLGDPRIGFYGAAGARIRIDGADDVDVWTAHFQPTPYGPYGVSFDGLPASELIAHEGARLAQMRDTLRRIAHSAGPDRPVILTGDFNTPSHLDWPDVPWPVTEAAEKAGLRDSYREAHPDPGADPGHTWSPVHPEHEDGSGRPEPHDRIDYVLHNGQGLRVLDSRTVVSGTPRPWPDVAGNDWPSDHAAVVTTFAVYRAE, from the coding sequence GTGAACCGACTTCCGCTCGAGGCCGTCCTGTTCGACATGGACGGCACACTCGTCGACACCGAACGCCTGTGGTGGGAGGCGGTGGCGGAGGTCGCCGGGCGGGAGCTGACCGAAGCGGACCAGCCGGACGTGCTCGGCCGACCGGTCGAGCACACCGCCGCGTGGCTGGCCCCGGAGACGCGCCGGTCCGCCACCGAGCTCGCCGCCGCTCTGCACCGGGCGTTCACCGACCGGGTCCGGACGGGAATCGTCCCCCGCCCCGGCGCCCTCGGCCTCCTCGACGCCCTCGCCCGCGACGGCATCCCGACGGCCCTGGTCACCGCCTCCCCCCGGGCCGTCGCCGACACCGTCCTCGCCGCCCTCGGCACCCGCCGCTTCGCGGTCTCCGTCACCGCGGACGACACCGAGCACACCAAGCCCGCCCCCGACCCCTACCTCGCCGCCTGCCGCGCCCTCGCCGCCGACCCCGCCCGCTGCGTGGCCGTGGAGGACACTCAGACCGGCGTGACCTCCGCGGAAGCCGCCGGATGCGCGGTGCTCGCGGTGCCCTCCCTGGCACCGATCGCCGCGGCGCCCGGACGTACGGTGCGCGGCAGCCTCGAAGACGTCACTCCTGAACGGTTGAGCGGCATGTTGCCCCGCGAACTGCGCGTGCTGAGCTGGAACCTCTGGCACGGGGGGACGAAGGTGGACGACCACCGGGCCAAGCAGCTCAAGGGCATCCTCGACACCGGGGCGGACGTCGTGGGCCTGCAGGAAACCGGCGGTACCGCGGCCGGGGAACTGGCCGAGGCCCTCGGCTGGCACCACCACGCGGCGGGCGGAAACCTCGGCATCATCAGCCGCCACCCGATCACCACCGGCCTCGGAGACCCCCGCATCGGCTTCTACGGTGCGGCCGGCGCCCGCATCCGCATCGACGGGGCCGATGACGTGGACGTCTGGACCGCCCATTTCCAGCCCACGCCCTACGGGCCTTACGGGGTCTCTTTCGACGGTCTCCCCGCATCCGAGCTGATCGCCCACGAAGGGGCCCGTCTCGCGCAGATGCGGGACACCCTGCGCAGGATCGCCCACTCCGCCGGCCCCGACCGGCCCGTGATTCTCACCGGGGACTTCAACACTCCCTCCCACCTGGACTGGCCGGACGTCCCATGGCCGGTCACGGAAGCCGCCGAGAAGGCGGGCCTGCGCGACTCCTACCGCGAGGCCCACCCCGACCCGGGCGCCGACCCCGGCCACACCTGGTCCCCCGTCCACCCCGAGCACGAGGACGGCAGTGGCCGGCCCGAACCCCACGACCGCATCGACTACGTCCTCCACAACGGGCAGGGCCTGAGAGTCCTCGACTCCCGTACCGTCGTCAGCGGCACCCCACGCCCTTGGCCCGACGTCGCCGGCAACGACTGGCCGTCGGACCATGCCGCGGTCGTCACCACGTTCGCCGTGTACCGCGCGGAGTGA
- the tpg gene encoding telomere-protecting terminal protein Tpg, which translates to MGEIDDAIERADQESFTRRPPKTLKGQINFLVRQLKTTRAVAAELGVSQRSVERYRTGERRHPPQAIQQRIDAAVRSRWQPQVRRRRRAEAASRRGITVETRARFGYTAPVGTTDDGRFRRLTVHLPPAYAQQLFDAREAGATDQQLRQIIADGFRTTYFQDGGARAMGLSDVAINDIDYIDFDY; encoded by the coding sequence GTGGGAGAAATCGACGACGCCATCGAGCGCGCCGACCAGGAGTCCTTCACCCGCCGGCCACCCAAGACGCTCAAGGGCCAGATCAACTTCCTGGTGAGGCAGCTGAAGACGACACGGGCCGTCGCAGCGGAGCTCGGGGTGAGCCAGCGGTCGGTGGAGCGCTACCGCACGGGGGAGCGCAGACACCCGCCGCAGGCGATCCAGCAGAGGATCGATGCCGCCGTCCGGTCCCGGTGGCAGCCGCAGGTCCGCAGACGCCGGCGCGCAGAGGCCGCCAGCAGACGCGGGATCACGGTGGAGACACGAGCCCGCTTCGGCTACACGGCACCGGTCGGCACAACCGACGACGGCCGCTTCCGTCGCCTCACCGTGCACCTCCCCCCGGCGTACGCCCAGCAGCTGTTCGACGCCCGGGAGGCCGGCGCCACCGACCAGCAACTGCGTCAGATCATCGCCGACGGATTCCGGACCACCTATTTCCAGGACGGCGGAGCCCGCGCCATGGGGCTCTCGGACGTGGCCATCAACGACATCGACTACATCGATTTCGACTACTGA